The genome window taaaattctttaaaattcgtgactttttccaaaatgaatataaatcgcgaataattcggaccgaatccaaattaaaccgaattattcggtccatttaaacattatttaaaaaaaaaaaaaccccaataagattttttgaccgcttttttgactgaatccttaaattaatcgtccgaattattccgaataattctccgtccgaattattccgaataattctccgtccgaataattcccgaatccgaatttgctaactatggctGTGACCCCTTGCTAacaaccaaagaaatgaaattttcacttcccccCGGGGTTCACAAATACTCTCCTGAgttatagtatttttcaaaatactctTTTTAGATTTCATTTCCTTGGATGCCACAAGGGTGGTGAGACAGCAGCTAAATTTTGTCCTTTCCAGATATGCCCATCTAAAAATAGaactcaaaaataaatagaggagatttttcaaaaattctcTTTGAAAACTTGGGCTGAAAGCTTGAAAACGCTTCCCTTGGCAAAATTGGTCAACTTGCTTTTTCTCCTTCAACATCAAACTGCCCAAATGAGTAAATTGACAAATAAGTCCAAACATGGGAGGACGGATTCCCTACTCTCGTGGTCCATGGTATGACCTAATTGTAGAATACTCCATAGTTTTGGGTCAATGGTCATTACCAATCGGTGGGGGGTCCAGTGAGAGAGACATTTTAAAAGTTATAGTTTTACCAGACCCACTCCACCTCACTGCCACGTGTAGAATTTTTGTCTTTCTAATTCAAGATGGAGAAAGGATCTCCTCCGCATGTCTCATGCTGGCACAGtcagttctttctttcttttgtgggtcaaagaagaaagaataaataGCCTCTAATTGAAAACATTACTTGATCGACGTGGCACCACAGTGTTCTCCTGGCTTGGTTATTCCGCTAATGTCGCTCTGTTCTCTAACGAGAAAGAGCGACACAAACAAGGAGAGATCAATGCTCCTCAGTGTTTGTTTGTGATTCACCCAAGCTAAAGAAACCCTAATAACTgataaggttttagggtttatagtttaaaGGGTTTATCTGATTTGTAATGTAACCACGGTATACCAGGAAGAAGATAGGAGAAGGGTCGTCTTTCATTCTCCTCTGTTCTGCTTTCTCTGTATCTTCTTCTTACTTCTTGACCGAATTCCAAGCTTTCAACCGCTGCAAGTAAAATGCCAggtatctttctctctctctttctctctctctagataaTGCTTTATAAGAAATGAgcgaaaattttccatttcccACTTTTTTGTTTCTCAAATATACGATTGTTATTATCTTTCTTCTGGTGAATTCCTATTGAGTTTCCAATAATTCACCATAAGACTAATCCCACTGTCCTTCGTTACGGATTATTATTATACATTTTGAGAACTATTCACCAAACTTACAATAATTTAAGAGAACTTATTCACCAAACATAGATTTTCATTTCCTTATCCAAGTTCCAGATGAATAAATATAGTTTCCATCCACTTGAACATTGACAATCCTATAAGCACACAATAAGGCCCTTACAGCTTTTCCCTGGTACATATTCTCTGTGTAATTAAATTACCATACTGAATGGCCTATTATTACTGACTTGAGTAGAAGATTACTACAAAGCTTGCTGCCTCCAGCTTCCTAGACAATcagattcttttttctcctctgAAAGCCTTTGTTAGACTTGATTGTATTGGTCCTTACACTCTTCCATGTAAATTGCAGTTATTGAGGTTAGAAAGAAAATCCAACAGTCATGTCATTGAGAATGCAAAAATGTAAACCTGTTGGACAAACTTTAATCtggatttttttccctcattaTTAATTACTCAGTTCATTGTCTGAGGATTTTCAATAACTTTTGCAGtggttctctttctcttcctttgctTCGCATTTTCCaatattttatttctgaaattaTACAGTTGCAGTGTTCCTTTTTAAACTCAATTGAATTACCAACACACTAAATTTATTTAAGTTTTGTGTTTTCTTTCCAGGACAACAAGAGATTCAAGAACCACATTTGCTCGCAGACAGAAGAGCCACTGATCAATCACCACTCAGGCTCAGAAGCTGGCATTGGTGGATTTTGGTGTCAATAAatgttttctttcttattgttGGTCAAACTACTGCTGTTCTTCTTGGGAGGTTCTACTATGACCAAGGTGGAAATAGTAAATGGATGGCAACGCTTGTCCAAACTGCAGCCTTTCCTATACTCTTTGTCCCACTCATCATCCTCTCCTCTCAGGAATCTTCAATCACCCCCAAAACTACCATCTCCGAACAGCCTTCTGTTACCACTCTCATCTTAGTCTATGTCTCACTTGGGGTTCTCCTTGCTGGTGACAACATGATGTACTCAATTGGGCTCTTATACCTCTCTGCCTCAACTTATTCCCTCATATGTGCGTCCCAATTGGCATTTAATGCAGTCTTCGCCTTCTTCATCAATTCTCAAAAATTGACTGCTTTAATACTCAATTCTGTTGTAGTCCTAACCTTATCTTCCGCCCTCATTGGGTTTCATTCTGATTCCACAGAACCTGCCGGAGTCTCTAGAGGGAAGTATGTATTGGGCTTCTTGTGCAACCTTGGTGCGTCAGCCATTTACTCCCTACTGCTTTCACTCATGCAGCTTTCCTTccaaaaggttttaaaaagtgaGACATTTTCCGTGGTATTAGAAATGCAGATCTACACTTCACTTGTTGCTACATGTTGTTGCATTGTAGGACTTTTTGCCAGTGGTGAATGGAGGAGCTTGAAAGGGGAGATGGATGGGTTTGGTAAGGGGAGAATATCTTATGTGCTGTCATTACTTTGGACAGCTATGGCTTGGCAAGTGTCTTCTGTTGGTGTTGTGGGGTTGATTTATGTGGTATCTTCACTTTTCTCCAATGTAATTAGTACCTTGGCTTTGGCTCTGGGTCCTGTTGCtgctgttttgtttttccatgaCAAGATGGATGGGGTGAAGGTGGTGGCAATGTTGATGGCTTTTTGGGGCTTTGCTTCTTATTTGTATGAGCAATACCTTGACGATTCTAAGCTGAAGTCAGCACAAAATAATGTTAATGAAGTTCTCAATGAGTCTACTTTAGAAAGGCAGCTCGTTTGAATGAATTTTGTATGACAGAAATTGAAAAGATTGTTGGAAATTATTAGATGGTTAATAtattctcccctttttttttcttccaatttgTTGCATGTGATGTATTGGTCCATTGATCCATCTTCATTGTCTCCTGTTTGTCAGACTTATTTGGCATTAATGACTAATAGAAtaggagattttttttgttcttgcaGAAGAGTAGAAGATTTCAGCTTGATAAAAGCTAATTTCATGATTTAAAATGtgacttgaaaagaaaaattgggaCATTTTAATTCAATTCAGTACTCTGTTCTCATCTCTAGTCATAGAATCCAAATTCCAATATGGGTTGGTCTTAAAATAAAGCACTCTTTTCTGGAATGTAGCTGCAAGTTTTGTCTCAGTTAAGATGGCCTTCCTACCTCACCCATTTAGAGTCAGGCCAAAGCAGGCCACCATCTGCAAGAGACATAGCCAAGCTATGTCCCTGTCACCTCTTGTGAATTATTAAAATTTacagagaaaagagaggaaacagAGGAATATGGCACAACCACAACAGAACAGGCCCAACAGTGGCACCCTAAGATGCAGTTTTTAGGGAAGCTAAAGgcaggaaagaaagaaggggtTTACATTAGTGGATGCGATCCTACGTATAAATTGTACCTGTCAATCTCCTCCTTGGGTAAGTGATCAGCTAGGGAGTCTGCTGATCTAAGTTTCCAAGGAAGAGAGAAGTTCCCCTTGGGAAAATAGGTACCGGACTTTCCTTCTGAGATGCATATATCTCCAAGGCCCACCTGTAGAAATATGCAACCAAGAAATTGACATTGGAGTCCCCTCAATAATTGAAAGCTTTGAAAAACTGCCCTAAGCACAAGGGTGGTAGAATCGCTGCACCCTGGCTTACAGGGCCATAGCAAGCAAGATGCAATGATGCTATAATGTTGTTTTTTCTCCTGCTTTTACTCTCTATTGAATTTGCTAGTATCTCCTTTTCCATTCTGTCTCTGATAGAAGAAGCCACTTGTTtagatattttcttgttttctatTATTACAATTATAATCATCCTCTCACTCACTGGGGAAACTCAAAGCAAGAAACTTATACCTCACAACTAGTTTTTTCTTCCTTAAACTGTTTTGAGAAAATAATAAGCCTTAGTGCTAGGCCTTGGTTGTCCTGTCCCTTGTCCTTTACCGTTGATAGAATAGAAAACCTGTGACGTTGGGTGTTTGAATACTGTTAGAGCAAATAccaataaatacaaaaataaacaagCACAGATTCTCACCACACACAAAGATtcaacgaggttcacacaccgatgtggtgtgctatgtcctcgagtgaagaagaaaaagtttcactatgtagaagagaggtTACACTGGATATCACTCAAGAACACCTAAATAATGGCAAGAAAACTcgctctgaaaccctagctcgaaaaaacccCCCAAGTTACAATACTTGTTCAACAAGATGAAAGTACAtcatatactcctccaagtcacaGGTTGATCTATCGGGTCACGGTCGGTCGGGTCCTACCGTACTGCGGGGGCTTCCCCTCAATGATTGAGAGCTTTAAACAAAATTATAAGGTCAATTGTAGCCTGTAAAGTaactttccaactaaccgtacttcctccaagagtaaatacatatgCTATGAGTGAtctcctcttgtcaagatcacctgcataatctgaatcaatatAACTAGATAAACTATTACCATTCCCCCCAAACTCTAAACAGACACCAGATATCTCTTTCAAATACTTAAGTATCCACTTCAGTGCTTCGCAATGAGCTTCACCTAGACATGATAAGCTTCTGCttaccacactgacagcttgcAAAATGTCTGAACGAGTGCAAACTATGCATACATAATGGAACCagctgcactagagtatggaacacatGACATGTACTTCACCTTTTCATCTGTCTAAGGTGATAGAGTAGctaaaagtctaaaatgagatgcaatatGAGTACTTACAGGTTtagcatctttcatgccaaaacacTCCGATACCTACTTAGTGTACTCCTATTGAGATAGCCACAACTTTTGCTTTTGTATCCTTTTTAATCTTCATACCAAGGAGCTTCCTTGCTACTCCCAAATCttttatctcaaattcagaacttaattgttccttcaacctgttGACCTCATTCATGTCTTTtactgcaatcaacatatcatcaatataaaacAACAAATATATGAGTGACCCATCAAAGAACTTTCTGAAATATACACAACAATCATACTAATATTTGTAGTATCTAAAATTAGCtgtaactgaatcaaaccttttgtACCACTGTcgaggagactgtttcaaaccatagaaggacttcttcaacaagtaTACATGGCCCTctttaccttcaataacaaaacatttaggttgatgcatataaatttgttcttccagttcaccatgcaagaatgttgtttttACATCAAATtgatccaactccaaatcaagcatagcaactaaagaaaGTAGGACATGAATAGAAATATTCTTAACAACaaatgagaaaacatcattaaaattaATTCATTGTACCTGATTGTAGCCCTTTGCGACCAACCATGCCTTacacctagcatcttcaacacttgaGGCAGATTATTTCTTCTTAAAGACTCATTTGCAActaacaattttcttccctcttcttagCTTGATAAGCTTACAACTCTGATTTTATGAAAAGATTCCATCTCCTCACTCATTCCAGCCAatcattttgtagaatcaactgaagtaacagcttcagaatatgtcgCAAGCTCACTATCTTAATTGTGTCTATAACAAACAATgcataagaaacaattttagcaTACTCATACTTTtatggttgtctaatattccttcTTAGTCTATCTCTGGTAatgttgtaccgctcttcttaATTCCCTTAAGTATCATCTTCTTCAGTAAAAGTTGGCAGCtgaactaaagtagattgtACTTTGTTTGAATATGAAccaccatggttttaaaatcTAGTTCATATATTTATGAGAAGCTTAGAAGAGAGGTGAAGGAGGCTTGTGGTTCCTTGGTTGGTGTGATAAAGAAACCCATGGACTTAATTTGTAACCGCAGGTTGGGATTACAAGCAATTCTAGGGAAGTCCTACTCGATTCTAGAAGTTTTTTTGtgcaaacctaattttggataaGAATACCACAACTcatatcctttcactccagatccatacccaagaaaaatacattaatttTTTAGCCTAAGTTCTAATTTCCCCTCACTCACATGTACATAAGCAGGACATCTACATTCTTTTAAATTTAGTAGTCTGTAGATTTACCTAATTAAACTTCCTTTGTATTCTTACACTCAATAGCTATataaggagatcgattcaccaaaaAGGTTGTTATATTAACTGTTCAGCCCAAAACTTCTTGCCCAATCTTGCATTAGATAACATATACCTTGCCTTTCCTACCAAGGTTCTGTTCATACACTCTATCACTCCATTTTGTTAAGGTATTTTAACAACTGCGTGGTGTCTTgtaataccttcatttttgcataACTTTAAAGTCACCTTCATAGAAATCTATGCCATTATCGGTTCTAAacctcttaatttttttttcggtCTGCTTTTCAAGCAGATTATTTCACTgcttgaaagtgacaaatacttgaTTTTTGTGCTTAaaaaaatagacccaaacctttcTATAGAAatatcaatgaaagtaagcaagtacctTGCACCAGCCCCATTTTAAGCAAACCTAAAGGGTCTCATGGTTTGATTGAATGTAGTCCAGCGTTCCCTTAGTCCTATAAGTAGTAGTACTAAAACTAACTCTCCTCTACTTTCCAAACACATAATTCTCACAGAACTCCACTTTTTCTATACTTTGACAACACTACaaaccccttttacttaatgatgctaTTCCTCTCACTCATATGGACAAACCTCATGTGctataaatttgtgacatccgattcagacatagatgatgaaacTACTACAATAGAACCATTGATTGTAGTACCCAGCAACACATATAAATTGCCAACCTTAATTCttttcatcaacaaaagaacaCCCCTTTTGATCTTTATGACTCCACCGCCAATTGTATACTtacacccatttgaatcaagagtcaacaaactgatgagattcttcttcaaattaggTACATTCCTAACATCGAataaggttctgacaatgctaTCATGCATCTTGATCTTGACTGATCCCATTCCATTAGTCTTACTTGAGGAGGTTGAGGAGGAGAAGATCACATCCGTAGAAGAGGCAGAACATTTACGATTCGAATTAAAAATGGAGGAGAAGGTTAAAATCTTGGAGCTGAAGAGGAGTGAAATGATTAATCCACTAAAGAATGTTCAATATAACTATGAAGAACCTAGGGGAAGGGCATGTGATGTTGAAGCAAAGATGATAAGGGTGACAGAGCTagtggaaaaaagagaaagctaTATAGGATTCAAGGACTGTAAGAGGTTCATTCTCAAGAAGGCTCCTAATTACATATTTGAAGTGATACAATACGTGTACAATTctgagaatgaagaagaagaagtggatgAAGGAGAGGAGGGAGCAAATAGTGAGGCATTGACTGCGTGCAAGGAGAGAAGGACTAAagacagaaaaaagaaagtattGATTGGTATCGACGCTATTTCTCAGGGGCAAGTTACTTATGAGGTAGAACAAATGGACTTGGTTTCCCATCCTAAAGACTCGAGGAGGGAGATGCTAGTTGTTGCTAAGGTCGAACTAGCAGATCATGCCACCCCTAAGTTTTCGTAGTCTAATCCTACTCTTCCTTCTGTTGCGTCATTAAAGATTGCACCCGCGCCTCCTTCTGATGTGCCATTAATGCATTTATTCTTGTTGAACGACCAGGTCTCATCTCTTAAGATGCAACTAAGTCACACTCCAGCTCCCAAAGATAAGGAGTTGATATGCCAAGAATCACCCCACCATTGGCTACGAGCCATATGGGAAAGAGTCAACTCCAAACACACATCGTGGTTAGACATCATTATCAATTTTTTATAGCACAAATCCCCAAGTCGCTATCTACAAGGTGCACGCACTCACAAGTTTGGCATGGTATTCAATTGAAGACCAAGAGCAGTTACCAACTTATATAAATAGGTAGATGACCTAGAGGTAAAGATAGATCTCTCTCACCCTCTTACTTTATGGATCTTTTAGCACCCATACAAATATCTATTGTTTTTCATACTAAGTTGAGCATCAAAGAGTCCACTCGGAGTCCAACTACAGccatctcttccttctcttgatGTGAAGGTCTCAATCCGGCCAATGGATTGATTTTCTAGCCACAACAGATTACAGATCTGATTTTATAAAAGGACCCCTTGAGAAGTTAGTCGCTATAATTGTAGATTGATTTCCATCCCTTGAGGCTAATGACCAGGAAGACAAGTAGAGTGAAGAAAGATGCATGAAGGGACGTATTTTGCCTTTAATAATCTTTCCCCAAAGAGATAAATCCGATTGGAGAAGCTTCTAGGCCTTTTCACATAACAATGCTGAATTCATGGGGGCCAACAGCTTCAAATTAAGCCCTCTACCTTGGGAGAGCATATTGTCTTCCACCCAATTGTAGGAATAAGCTTGTGCTCTCCACAAGACCAAAAGAAGTCTCTACTGGCAGCATCAAGCTTATTGAGCATATCTATGATAATTTAAAGCATGTCATACAGTATTGGGGAAGGGCTAACAGAGTTGATTGGATTAAGTTATGTCTCCTGGCCATGCTAAGGTACCTTGACTTTTCTAATGGTTAATGTGGGAATTGTCTCTAGATAACAAATTTAAGCAGTCATCTTTAGATAACCTCTTTCCCTTGAAAGGAATTCCCTATTATAAATCCAATTTGGATGCAGGAGAGACATGGAAGAACTCATAAAATTGACACTGAATTGTGGTTTAGAATTATAACATTGAGATTCTAACCTGAAAAGTTAAAAAGCAATTGGTGATAAGATTTTTGAACACTCTTGCTTCTCTCATATACCCTTTTCAAAGAGGATAAGGTCGTTTACAAAAGCCAAGAGGAAAATTGGCTCACATCCTTTAGCAACACGCAGTCTGTGAAGTTGTTTCAGAACCTAGGTTCTCTAAATGTGTGGCAATAAAAACTTTAGCATAATGGACAGAGATTGGAGAAAGTGGTCTCATTGTTTAAGCCCTCTCTTGGGTACCATAAAGGGGAGAGGGGTCCCATTAAAGTGAAATTATCAAATTCATTATTTGTCACTTCGCAGTCTATGATTAGTCCACGTGATTATTAATATCTAAATAATCCATTAGTGTAGAAACAAACTGTGACACCCCAAAACCCGGCCTAGGGTTTTTGAACATCAATGGTCCACAAGATCTGTAAGTTCTAGGAGATAATGAACCGGAGTAGTATCCACACAAACATAAGTGCAAGCAAGAGTTAACCAAactaatatattattaaaatttaaagtTCAACTatctaattcaaatttcaaacttaaagtaaaattaaattaaagtaTATCTTTAAAGTCTAACTCAAGGtctacatcatctaaaaataaaaatcattgtcttcttcaaaaCCATAAGCAGTGTTCTTCTACTGATCAACTATAGGTTCAACATTCATGTCATTTCCATAATAGTCCTCACCAATATTATCTGCAAGTTATGAGGGTAAGTATCTGGGAAGAAACTTAGTGAGTAAAACCACAACATTAAACATGTTTGAAATCACAATCATACAACAATATCAGGAAAGACATATatagtataatataaaaaatttcaggaaacaaaagaacaagcatATCATATATACTTACATTGCTACATTTATATCGCCGCATAAGTACATGTGATGATTCAAAATAAGCTAAACAATGAACTCAAAATATCATCCATGAATGGCCAATTTGTCATAGTATCACATTGCTTCCACTCAACATACAGAAACTCACAGAAGCTAGCTAGTGTCCAACCTCCTAAAAACCAAGTCATACCTCCCGAAGGTCAAATAACATAGAAATTATTGTTAACatatcaaaatcttattttttctctccttaaTCCTATaatccaaaatcccaaacctttaAATTATGATTAATCCTCCAAGTAGAATATAAGAAAGTAATCAAATCATGTTACTAGCTCTTACTTTGAAAATcgtttgaaattttgattccttttttccttgttctcttcttcttccttctcctctttcttttctacaatatctttctttttccttttgatttttcataaatagaggGTGAGAGGCACTAGAGccacattttttatttctatttcccCTTCCCAAATCATCTCCAACTCTATCACTACCATTCCTACTtcatctccaactctctcttcctctattctAGTCATAATTGATCTCcaactctttctctcacttatCCTATCTTATCTTACTTACTTTATGCTCAAGcttatcaaaatttcaaaagggAAGTCCAAAATTTATTAGCGAAGCcttcatttgttaattattaattagtaaTAATTAGTTAGTTAGGGTTGTTAGTTAATAAGGCCTTATCCACTTGTTATCTAATTATCCATGTGAATAATGAATtaatatgtaaatatatatagatatatatattcttaaataaataaaccagtATTAGGATTGATATTAAAatcatataataaaaaattaaaaaaaaaaaagtcaaaatatGGTCTAGTGGCAAAATGGTAAAGGAGGGTTTAAAAGGCAAAATGGTAATTTCCATGGCAAAAACCCTAAAGTTATTATACTGTAGTTACATTTAATGGATGAGTTTTAGCACTTATCAATGATTGATGCACCCTCAATGGTCTGGTATCTTCACTTTAAGTCACCTTGACCCTACAATggtcaaaagataaaaatacccCTAGTCAGATTTCAGGGTATTACAATCTCCTCACCTAACAacaaatttcgtcctcgaaattttcAAGGTATTACAATCTCTCCTCCTAAGAataaatttcatcctcgaaatttaTTAGGGTGTTACACACAAACCCATTCGTATTCTTCACTTCCATATGTGTCAGTCTCCCCCACCCCAACGTTTCCTATCATCTGCCTTGTATTcaattctttcttatttttccttaaCCAAAGTACCATTATATTATAATTACTAGCTAATGAGCATGTCTTTAGCAGCATGAGAAAACTATTTATTACTAATATttgtctaaaaaaaataaaaacaccaTATATATTAGTTTCAACGGCAAGACCATCACCATTTGTTTGATCTGGACATTGTGGATCTGTTTTATCTGGTTCTTATAGAAATATCATAACAGTCTCAATAGAATTTATACCGGTaaattaaaacaatcaaatatggATGAAACTCAATCTGAATTTTCCTTTCAGATGGTCCTAACAATGGTTAAAATATGGCTGAAATGTTTCAGCTTCAAGGGGTCTGATAGGCTTTGTTTTGACCTTTAATAGAAACAGGTAGGATAGCTAGATAGGGATGTTAGGAAGTCTTAGAGATGAACAAGAAAGATATAATATTACATCAACTTGAATTCGGatttcatatttatttaaataattgattttttagtattttttgtACATGTTTTATTCTTATACCTATTATCTAGACAAAAAGGATGAGACAGAAGATTCATGTATCCAAGTTATAGTAGTTGGTAAAATatgtaaacttttttttttttttggtaaataaaggTGTAAATAAGTTGGTATACATTTCACACTCCTCTCTATGGATGAGATATGAATTGcataattttgtttttctacCGCCAACATTAAAAACCACATTTAGtagacaaaaaagaaagaaagaaattttatccTATGCTAATAATTTTGGATATGGCTTATAAATGGTGTTTTGAATTTACAAAGTTGATTTCGAAAATATTTTGCTGGGTCTACCCTGTAGTATGTCGATTTGGTTTCTAAGATATATGCAAGTCTAACTTAAGTAGAAAATGCTCAAGCCAAATGGCTCACACATTCTTTATATACATCCTAATCCTTCCTCGTATTTAAACATACCACGCTTTAAAAAGATGAGATACCAAAACTGTTCGgattaattttccttttcttttgaaatagaaaatttgaaaattgtaACAATTCTAAttaatttcccttttcttcttttttttaatataacgATCCAATAACTTAGGCCATTTTCTACCACATGATTGGTCAATGGTCATTCTGACTATGAAATAGATGAACAATCATGTGGATTGATCACATGTCAATTTCCCGCTAATTTTATCTAAGGTCCTATTCTTCGAACTCAATTGACTATTCCTAGATATTTTGAAACATTATTTCTACTAATTTCATCTAaggtcttttttttattattattattattatttccatATGGGTTGTGGGAATGGATTGAATCTCAATGTATAATTAAATAATGATGTTAAGCATTATAATTTGGATGCTAACATATTGTCACACGAAAGCAAAGATGAGgtgtatccttttttttttttctttcttttatatattgCTATTATTTTATATGACTAACTACAATTCAAATATTAACCaaagtaaaaaatataaatacaataaTAATTTAACAACATTATGCAGTAAATCTTATAACATTGATTGTCTATAGATCCTTATGATTTTgaaacttcttttttattttgaaattcgAAATAAAACTAAATTGTAGCCAAATTtctaattaatttaatttttttaatctattattTTAGATGtaaagtttctctacaaatgatATTTCACATAAAGATTAAGTGCttgtaaaattttcttatttttcaaccCATTTTTTGCATTTTACATCAAAACGAATAGTGGATATACGatatttataagaaaattttcctttttcaacatTTTACATAGaaacaaatggatttttttttttcttttttttctttttttggtaccAAATGAAAAATTCATGAGATGTTGTAAAATTgcaatcaaattaaaaaattttagacAAATTTGCAGTTGCAATATGTTTATATAATTTGAGATTCTTATGTAAATAAACAACCCGAATCAATATCAATGGTCTCCATTTTTCACACTGGGGACGTTAGCTATGCAATAAAATTCTTAGTAGCATGTTATTTCTTCTTTAACCAAATAAGCCCTATGGCATCTCATGTTTCAACATGACCGCAATTGGCAACCATGACAAAGTTTACATAGACTCTAGATCAGTCTACATAACTTTTGACTCAGGTGGCAAATGTGAAGTAGCTTATGAGACATATTTTCCTATGCCTATTGTTACTAAGGACATGCCCTGGTACTCCATAGAATAAGGGCCTGTTCATTTCACTGTGATGTCTACAGAGTATGATTGGACCACAAGCTCAGAACATGTAATTTAAATTATATCTGTTCCATCATATTTAAGCAGTCTTTAAATTCTGCTTCTT of Macadamia integrifolia cultivar HAES 741 unplaced genomic scaffold, SCU_Mint_v3 scaffold3329, whole genome shotgun sequence contains these proteins:
- the LOC122068018 gene encoding probable purine permease 11 — protein: MPGQQEIQEPHLLADRRATDQSPLRLRSWHWWILVSINVFFLIVGQTTAVLLGRFYYDQGGNSKWMATLVQTAAFPILFVPLIILSSQESSITPKTTISEQPSVTTLILVYVSLGVLLAGDNMMYSIGLLYLSASTYSLICASQLAFNAVFAFFINSQKLTALILNSVVVLTLSSALIGFHSDSTEPAGVSRGKYVLGFLCNLGASAIYSLLLSLMQLSFQKVLKSETFSVVLEMQIYTSLVATCCCIVGLFASGEWRSLKGEMDGFGKGRISYVLSLLWTAMAWQVSSVGVVGLIYVVSSLFSNVISTLALALGPVAAVLFFHDKMDGVKVVAMLMAFWGFASYLYEQYLDDSKLKSAQNNVNEVLNESTLERQLV